The following DNA comes from Triticum aestivum cultivar Chinese Spring chromosome 3D, IWGSC CS RefSeq v2.1, whole genome shotgun sequence.
CACCGGCTCAAAACCGGCCGTGCGGCCCCAGGGGTGGAATATGAGGCGAAAACGGGGCGAGCGCGCGCGGCCGGCAAGAGCGACACGGTGGCGCACCGCGGGGTCGGGGAACCTGACCAGGAAATCCTCGGGCGCGTGCCGGTGGACCGAGAAGTCGACCGCGGAGAGCCCGAACTGGGAGCAGAGGACGGCGGCGACCTCGTCGCCAGACATGCCCGTGCGACAGCCGGCCACGATGACGAGGAGGGCGCGCTCCGCGGTGATGACCTCGGAGGACCGTGGCAGGTAGCATATGGCAGCCGCCGGACGGCGCGCCTTGTGCCCAGAGAACGGGGCGGCCTGGGAGGAGGCAGAGGCCACAGGCGACACCGAGCGCGAGGGAGCCACCGGCCCGAAAGACACGGGCGTCGGAAGACTCGAGGAGGAGCGGGTAGCGGCCGCGGTGCCGGCGAGGGAGGAGCCGGAGGGAGGCATGGACGGCCAGGCCGACGACCCGGAGGACACGGGCGTGCGCAACCCCGACGAGGTGCGAGTGGTGGTCGCGGAGCCAGCGTCGGGATCGCCAGAGCAAGCCGGCTCGCCCGGGGAGATGCGGCGTCGCTGCGGGGGCGGGACAgacccgccggacgaggaggaggccgacgagaGACGGGTGGTGCACTCCTTGGCCTTATGCCCGAAGAACCGGCAGCGCACGCAACGGATGTCGCGCCGGCACTCGGGGCGCGGGTGCTCGGTGCTGAAGGAGCGGGGACACTCCCCCTCACGGAGCCAAGACAGGTGCCTGCGGGATGGCTCGCCGGTGCCGCGATGCAGGCGACGGGGAGGGGCTCGCGGGCGCGGTCGCTTCTTGCCCCCGGCCACCAGCTAGCCGTCGCCAGGGGCGGGCACACCGTCCGTCCGGCAGATCTCGGAGCGGAGCGTGCAGCGGGCAACCGGCGGCGAGGGCGCAGGGGCCAGGGGCGAGGGCGACGGGGAGGAGGGCGACGCATGCgcgggaggaggggaggtggccgGCGAAGGCACAGGCGCCCTGCAGAGGGCCTGCCGGTAGGACAAGGCCGAGTTCGCGGAGCCGCCTGAGGAGGGGCTCGACTCCAGCCAGAGAAGCTCGCGAGAGCGCCCCacgacgggcggcggcgaggaggccatGGAGGGTGGACGGTGGGGCCGGAGTGGCCGGCGCCGGGGCTGGGGTGGCCGCCGGCAAGCGCAGGAGCGTGGGAGGCTAGGAGCATGGGAGGCAGGAGCGTGTCAACATACACATATACCTAAACTATATTATTACTtttatagtgggtagtaacataagtgtgatgTCATagaaagcttcatttattaggttatagactcatattgcattgggacaggTGATGTTGccgtaactagctaagttactcagactacctctctcttcattaactcattgccacataaatAAATTTGCTGAGTTGGGCTCGACGTTAGTATCAAAGTTACTCCCATTATGGCTAGTCTTATGTGCTCTGGTGGAAGGACCAAGCGCCTGAATTTGTATGTGACTCGGTTGCCAGCTATTCCGCTGTGCCGGGTTAACCAATGGAATGAATTTTCCAGCTTTAAAAGAAAAAGACACAAGTTTCACCTGCAGCCCGCGGAACCGCTCACCGCCTCGGTTGCATGCCCGCGTGAAACCACGAGCTCCAGTCCAGTGCTCCATCCCCGCCGAAAGAAACGACAGTACGGCACCGTCCGTCAACACTGATACATACCGATCGGCCATCGGTCTGATCCACCACCTTCCGGAAACCTCCTGTACCAAGTTGCGTCGGTGCActccctcctcccacctctcccCGACTCTGATCCCCAACCACCAAGCCGACCGCGTGCGTGCTTTGTCGTGCAAACGATGGAGCAGGGGAGCAAGAATCCGGACGACCCCGGTCAGCTCCCGCTCCCCTGCGCCAGCGGCTGCGGCTTCTTCGGCTCCCCGGACACCGGCGGCCTCTGCTCCAAGTGCTTCCGCGACAGCCTCCGCCGCGCCGAGGCCCTGGCCCAGCTGGAGCTccaagcggcggcggcgacgtccaaggaggtggaggaggagggggcgaggaGGGCAAAGGCAAGGGGCAGGTGCGCGTCGTGCGGGAGGAAGGTGGGCCTGATGGGGTTCGAGTGCCGGTGCGGCGGCGTGTTCTGCGGCGAGCACCGCTACTCGGACCGGCACGACTGCTGCTACGACTACAGGGGCGCCGGCCGCGACGCCATCTCCCAGGCCAACCCCGTCGTCAGGGCTGACAAGGTCGACAAGTTCTGAGCTCTTATAAGTTTGGGTTCCCTCGGCTCCAATTATGGATCGATGGTGTGGTACGTGTCATCCATGGTTTGTACTTCTGAATTCCGGATACAGAATCCAAATGGACGATTCTGTCATTCTGTGTGATTTCTTTCGCTAGTAGCACATGTGTTGCATTTCCCCgtcttctttttgtttttgtttagctGTGTCACTCTGTATGCTACTCGTTCCACTGTTCCACAAGATCGTGTGATCTTGGTATGCATGGTACTATCACTGAAGATGGTTATCCAGTCAGTTTGAACTAGCATGTCTCGAGCCTGAACAGGAGAGCAATAATTATCGGGGTAGTATGTGCTACTGACGTGAAAAAACGAATGCTCTATCATTTCGTCCCAAATAGGCAAGGGAAATTTCTACAAGTTTACAAAGCGTGTTATGCCACTCGCGCCCTTGGTATATTAGCATAATGATATATAGCGTAATTCTGCAAAATGATCAGCATGCGCATCTGGTGTAGTGGTATCATAGTACCCTCCCACGGTACTGACCGGGGTTCGATTCCCTGGACGCAAATCCTTTTTTACATTTCTTGTTAACCATGCGCATTCCCTGTCATGTCATATGTCCGTCAATAAAAATAGCCTCACTAATCTTGGTATTTTTAATTTAACAAAgcattttcatttatttattttcattgaaGAAATCGCCATATAGTACCTCCTTTTCAAGATATATGACGATGCCTACCAAAACGGCATATATtttggaaaggaggtagtactttTTACAAAGCAACAACCAAAACATAAATGAAAAGGAATCAGAAGCAACAACTTAATACAAGTATACTGGCCACACGGCATTTCATGTTTTCCATGTGATTTCCCTTTTGTGTGGTATTTCAGTTACAATAATTGTCCTCATTCTTTGCTTTTTTAAAATTTAAAAAGCCTTTCATTTATTTCCTTCCATTAAAGAAACATTATATAATTTTTACAAAGCAACAACTAAAACAATGAAAtgaagttgagacatttattttgggacggatggaaTTAACTGGCCATGCGGAACACAACTCTAGACTTGAACACTATAAGAtcaacgagcaaacactatcaatttATTTTCAGTTTCTTGTTTTCCAAGCGCTTTCTCCTCGTCTTTCATGTGATATTTTGGTCAAGAAAAATGATCCTCATCCATCATCGGCTTCTTTATTTCCTGATGCGCTTCTTTGTTGATTTCCATTAAAGAAATCGTGATATAATTTTTACAAAGCAACAACCAAAACATAAAATGAAAAGGAATCAGACGCAACAACTTAATAGTACTAAAGTGGCCACGCAATGTTTCCTTTTTTCCATGCGCTTTCCCTTGCATGTGATATTGCGGTCAAGAAAAATAGTGTTCACTAGTCATTGTTTTTTTAAATTTAACAAAGCCTTCTCATTGGTTCCTTACAAATCAACAACCAAAATATAAATGAAAAGGAAGCATAAGGAACAACTCAATACTACTACCTCCGTTACCTTTGTACTAAATCAAGTAAAAGAAACTTTATATTAAATctacgacacttattttgggacgatgAGAGTAGTAAATTGGTTACCCAACATTTCCTGTTCTCCACGGGATTTTCTTTTTTCCGTTTTAGGTTTTCCATGCGCATTCCCTTTCATGTGATATTTCGGTCAAGAAAACTAGTCCTCATTAATCTTCGGGTTTTTAATGTAACAAAACCTTTTCATTGATTTCCTTCCATTGAATAAATTTTCACATATTTTTTAC
Coding sequences within:
- the LOC123074623 gene encoding zinc finger A20 and AN1 domain-containing stress-associated protein 2-like: MEQGSKNPDDPGQLPLPCASGCGFFGSPDTGGLCSKCFRDSLRRAEALAQLELQAAAATSKEVEEEGARRAKARGRCASCGRKVGLMGFECRCGGVFCGEHRYSDRHDCCYDYRGAGRDAISQANPVVRADKVDKF